In the Pseudolabrys taiwanensis genome, one interval contains:
- a CDS encoding thioesterase family protein, whose protein sequence is MRPIPLGAKGTYTLKVTPAHLANQFKDAVLPQVFATPMMVTIMENAALNAVRDYLEPGESVVGTVVNIKHLAATPVGHEVTAEAVVTKVDGRRIEFDVTAHDEQEVIGAGTHERAVVQLERLQKRLDAKAPKR, encoded by the coding sequence ATGCGTCCGATACCACTGGGGGCCAAGGGCACCTACACGCTGAAGGTGACACCCGCGCATCTCGCCAACCAGTTCAAGGATGCCGTGTTGCCGCAGGTGTTCGCGACACCCATGATGGTGACCATCATGGAGAACGCGGCGCTCAACGCCGTGCGCGATTATCTCGAGCCCGGCGAGAGCGTCGTCGGTACCGTCGTCAACATCAAGCATCTCGCCGCGACGCCGGTCGGCCACGAAGTCACCGCCGAGGCGGTCGTGACCAAGGTGGACGGACGGCGCATCGAATTCGACGTGACCGCGCACGACGAGCAGGAAGTGATCGGCGCCGGCACGCACGAGCGCGCGGTCGTGCAGCTGGAGCGGCTGCAGAAGCGGCTCGATGCCAAGGCGCCGAAGCGGTAA